The Thermocrinis ruber genomic sequence GGTGGGACACAGGGTTATATTGCACGGATGCAAAGTGGGAAACTATGTGTTGATAGGTATGGGGGCGGTGGTTATGGACGGCGTGGAAATAGAGGACTACGTCCTGGTGGGTGCTGGTGCCTTGTTGACCCCTAACAAAAAATTTCCCTCCGGTGTTTTGGTGGCCGGCTTTCCTGCTAAGGTGGTAAGAGACCTAAAACCCGAAGAGATAGAATACATAAAACAGTCTGCCCAAAACTACATAGCATACAAAAATAGCTACCTAAATGAGTCTGAGTGAGCTTTTAGACAGGCTCAGAGAGCTTTCAAAGACAGCGGTGGTAGTGGTGGAGGGTAAAAGGGACAAGGAAGCCCTAAAAAAGCTTGGAATAGAAAACGTGATCACCATTGCGGGCAAAAGGCTAACAGACCTGGCGGATATACTTGAAGGTACTCCGCAGGTCATCCCCCTTTTTGACCTGGATGAGCACGGAGAGAGAATCCATAAAAAGGTAGTGGCAATTTTGTCCTCTCAGGGTTATATTTTGATAGATGAGTTTAGGGAAAAGCTCAAAGAGTACGGAGTAGTGTACGTGGAGGATTTGTATGAGAAAGTTAGAGGTGCTAAAAAACCTGCTGGTTCAGGACAGGCTGATTAAGTTTAACTTGGACCTTTTGGAGGGGCTTCTCAGAGAAATAAGGGCAGACATAGAGGAGATAAAGATCCTTGTGGAATCCTGCCTTGAGGGAGAAGAAAAGGAAAGCCTATTAAGAACTTTGGCAGACTTTGAGGCTAACTTTAAAAGTCTGATAGTCCAAGCTTTGGACTACATATACGACCTTTACGAGATTTTCAACTTTGACATCACCTTTCTTTCAAACATACCCGAAGAGCTGGGCAGAGAAATAGAGAGATTGGACGCAGTAAACAGTATAAACAAAAACTTAGAGACCCTTGCCAAAGCATTAGAAGATATAGTAAGCCTGGCAGACCGGGATGAGAAAATAAAAGTTATACTCACACCCCTTCTGGTTTACAGAGAGGTTTTGGAACATGGTATGGCCTTTAATCAAAAGTTGGCAGGGGGAGCTTACGTATTCTGAAGCATTTCATAGACCTTTTTAGCAGCCTCTTGTTGGGCTTCTTTTTTGTTCCTTCCCCTTCCTATTGCTCTGTATTCCCTTATCTGGCACTCCACCTCAAAGATTTTCTCATGCTCTTTACCGCTCACACTTACCAACCTATAGATGGGTCTGTCTTTCCATCTGCCTTGAGTTAGTTCCTGTAGTAATGTTTTGTAATCCTTTTTGTACGCCTCCTTTTCTACGACTTCCTTTATTTTTTCTCCATACCTTTCAAGGAATAGCTTTTTTAAGCTATTCATATCTCCGCCCGAATCCATGTATATGGCACCCAAGAGGGCTTCAAAGAGGTCCGACAGCACCGAACTGCTAACAGTTCTTCTCTTGCCCGATATTCTAACGTACTTATCCAGTTCAAGCTCTTCTGCCATAGAAGCCAAAAATTCTTCGCTAACCAGATAAGCCTTAATGCTTGCCAAAACTCCCTCTTTGTAATGAGGGTAGTTTTCCACCAAAAAGCTAACCACCAAAAAATTTACTATGGAGTCTCCTAAAAATTCCAAAAGCTCGTAGTTTTCCCTGCTGTTTTGGTAAGACCTATGGGTGAGGGCTGTTTGCAGATAATGTGGGTTTTTAAAGTTATAACCTATTTTATCTTCAAGTTCCTTATAGTTTTCTGAAGACAAGGCATGCATTGGTGCCTCCAAAGCCAAAGGAGTTAGAGATTGCCACTACCACCTCTTTTTTGACTGCCACGTTGGGAGTGTAATCTAGGTCGCACTCTGGGTCTGGATGCTCCAAGTTTATGGTGGGTGGAATAATTCCCTCTTGAATGGTCTTGACCGTTGCCACCGCCTCCAAAGCACCCGCCGCACCCAAAAGGTGCCCCACCATAGATTTGTTGGAGCTGATCTTTAGCCTGTAGGCATGCTCTCCAAAGAGCCTTTTTATTGCCAATGTCTCAGATTTATCGTTTAATGGAGTAGATGTTCCATGGGCGTTTATGTAATCTACCTCTGTGGGTGGAATTCCAGC encodes the following:
- the rnc gene encoding ribonuclease III, encoding MHALSSENYKELEDKIGYNFKNPHYLQTALTHRSYQNSRENYELLEFLGDSIVNFLVVSFLVENYPHYKEGVLASIKAYLVSEEFLASMAEELELDKYVRISGKRRTVSSSVLSDLFEALLGAIYMDSGGDMNSLKKLFLERYGEKIKEVVEKEAYKKDYKTLLQELTQGRWKDRPIYRLVSVSGKEHEKIFEVECQIREYRAIGRGRNKKEAQQEAAKKVYEMLQNT
- a CDS encoding gamma carbonic anhydrase family protein — protein: MAIIKPYKGIFPKIHPSVYMSENVVVVGDVEIGEDSSLWFGTVVRGDVNYIRIGKGTNIQDNSVIHVTHDTHPTIIGDYTTVGHRVILHGCKVGNYVLIGMGAVVMDGVEIEDYVLVGAGALLTPNKKFPSGVLVAGFPAKVVRDLKPEEIEYIKQSAQNYIAYKNSYLNESE
- a CDS encoding toprim domain-containing protein, giving the protein MSLSELLDRLRELSKTAVVVVEGKRDKEALKKLGIENVITIAGKRLTDLADILEGTPQVIPLFDLDEHGERIHKKVVAILSSQGYILIDEFREKLKEYGVVYVEDLYEKVRGAKKPAGSGQAD